The following proteins come from a genomic window of Malus domestica chromosome 02, GDT2T_hap1:
- the LOC103418539 gene encoding ubiquitin C-terminal hydrolase 12-like has protein sequence MPEAMKLMQRDAYNLSHYLSVISLKNLMTDSLVARMIKKVEEEDLVSGTFTWRIDNFSKLKKYKHFSDVFVIGGYKWRMFIYPKGDNVDYLSVFLDVPETKTLPYGWNRYIKFTITLVDQFDTRNSVSEETEHVFMANTADWDFATLVPLSDLHCLDNGYLVNDVCIVEVEASVPTGFRNLEDQETGDLMNFKGLGRIEKRGRTWCDGKCLRP, from the exons ATGCCGGAAGCAATGAAGCTTATGCAACGTGATGCAT ACAATCTCTCTCACTATCTCTCTGTTATATCTCTCAAGAATCTCATGACAGATTCGTTAGTTGCTAG AATGATCAAGAAGGTGGAAGAGGAGGACCTTGTGTCTGGGACATTCACATGGAGAATTGACAACTTCTCTAAGTTAAAAAAGTACAAGCATTTCTCTGACGTTTTCGTTATTGGTGGCTATAAATG GCGGATGTTTATATATCCAAAGGGTGACAACGTCGATTACTTGTCCGTGTTTTTGGACGTTCCAGAGACTAAGACATTGCCATATGGGTGGAACAGATATATCAAGTTCACCATCACACTCGTTGATCAATTTGATACCAGAAACTCAGTATCAGAGG AAACGGAACATGTGTTTATGGCAAATACGGCTGACTGGGACTTTGCAACACTTGTTCCTCTAAGTGATCTCCACTGTCTTGATAATGGGTATCTGGTGAATGATGTGTGTAttgttgaagttgaagcttcAGTTCCTACCGGTTTTAGGAATTTAGAAGACCAAGAAACCGGTGATCTTATGAATTTTAAGGGTTTAGGGCGAATAGAgaaaagaggtcgcacttggtgcgatggcaagtgccttcgcccatga